Proteins encoded in a region of the Sugiyamaella lignohabitans strain CBS 10342 chromosome B, complete sequence genome:
- the PRE3 gene encoding proteasome core particle subunit beta 1 (Beta 1 subunit of the 20S proteasome; responsible for cleavage after acidic residues in peptides; GO_component: GO:0005737 - cytoplasm [Evidence IEA,IEA]; GO_component: GO:0005789 - endoplasmic reticulum membrane [Evidence IC] [PMID 9087403]; GO_component: GO:0005634 - nucleus [Evidence IEA,IEA]; GO_component: GO:0005634 - nucleus [Evidence IC] [PMID 9087403]; GO_component: GO:0000502 - proteasome complex [Evidence IEA]; GO_component: GO:0005839 - proteasome core complex [Evidence IEA]; GO_component: GO:0019774 - proteasome core complex, beta-subunit complex [Evidence IDA] [PMID 9087403]; GO_component: GO:0034515 - proteasome storage granule [Evidence IDA] [PMID 18504300]; GO_function: GO:0004175 - endopeptidase activity [Evidence IEA]; GO_function: GO:0004175 - endopeptidase activity [Evidence IMP] [PMID 9207060]; GO_function: GO:0004175 - endopeptidase activity [Evidence IMP] [PMID 9312134]; GO_function: GO:0016787 - hydrolase activity [Evidence IEA]; GO_function: GO:0008233 - peptidase activity [Evidence IEA]; GO_function: GO:0004298 - threonine-type endopeptidase activity [Evidence IEA,IEA]; GO_process: GO:0010499 - proteasomal ubiquitin-independent protein catabolic process [Evidence IDA] [PMID 19162040]; GO_process: GO:0043161 - proteasome-mediated ubiquitin-dependent protein catabolic process [Evidence IDA] [PMID 11545745]; GO_process: GO:0043161 - proteasome-mediated ubiquitin-dependent protein catabolic process [Evidence IDA] [PMID 19029916]; GO_process: GO:0006508 - proteolysis [Evidence IEA]; GO_process: GO:0051603 - proteolysis involved in cellular protein catabolic process [Evidence IEA]): MAVKFKDGIILGADSRTTTGAFIANRVTDKLTQVHDKVWCCRSGSAADTQAVADIVHYHLQAYAAENNEPPSAKVAASIFRVLCYNNKDNLR, encoded by the coding sequence ATGGCAGTTAAATTCAAAGATGGTATTATCTTAGGTGCTGATAGTAGAACGACCACTGGTGCTTTTATTGCCAATCGTGTTACTGATAAATTGACACAAGTTCATGATAAGGTGTGGTGTTGTCGTTCTGGTTCTGCAGCGGACACACAAGCTGTAGCAGATATTGTCCACTACCATTTGCAAGCATATGCCGCTGAGAATAACGAACCCCCATCGGCTAAAGTAGCTGCTTCTATTTTCAGGGTGCTATGTTATAACAACAAAGACAACTTAAGGTGA
- the AIM17 gene encoding Aim17p (hypothetical protein; the authentic, non-tagged protein is detected in highly purified mitochondria in high-throughput studies; null mutant displays reduced frequency of mitochondrial genome loss; GO_component: GO:0005739 - mitochondrion [Evidence IEA,IEA]; GO_component: GO:0005739 - mitochondrion [Evidence IDA] [PMID 14562095]; GO_component: GO:0005739 - mitochondrion [Evidence IDA] [PMID 14576278]; GO_component: GO:0005739 - mitochondrion [Evidence IDA] [PMID 16823961]; GO_function: GO:0051213 - dioxygenase activity [Evidence IEA]; GO_function: GO:0046872 - metal ion binding [Evidence IEA]; GO_function: GO:0003674 - molecular_function [Evidence ND]; GO_function: GO:0016491 - oxidoreductase activity [Evidence IEA,IEA]; GO_process: GO:0008150 - biological_process [Evidence ND]; GO_process: GO:0055114 - oxidation-reduction process [Evidence IEA,IEA]): protein MIRGSRLLLRRQLARKYHVESFDKSGISLGGFRTAEPVKFRNLFLRDACASTESVDVSTKQKTFSTAQLGDSIYAKNVTVNPSTQSLDVEWADGHKSSYSQDFLETYSNTVSRRRYRHLDLHDTNIWNSGTSKFTYDDAYSTSYKAYLESPNDLVKSLQRDGIAFITDIPPGEKFNSSKITVEHIAEQIGPIKNTFYGPSWNVISQSMAKNVAYTAVYLPLHMDLLYFESPPGVQLLHVIENNTIGGESIFADSFAAALHILETDPDAYSALTEVPISYHYVNDNQHYYFARPLIVEDVNSSVDEKTGRRAISHINYSPPFQGPIDAIATTHDVADNVVTNFYRGLRLFEEYIENPSNQIEVKMAENTCVLFMNRRTLHGRQQFQPGSGNRWFKGTYLDIDSFQSKLRTSKS from the coding sequence ATGATTCGAGGCTCAAGATTATTGTTGCGGCGTCAATTGGCACGTAAATATCACGTAGAGTCATTTGACAAGAGTGGGATTTCTTTGGGGGGGTTTCGAACGGCAGAGCCTGTCAAGTTCAGAAACCTGTTCCTACGAGATGCTTGTGCCAGTACAGAATCAGTTGATGTCAGTACAAAACAGAAGACCTTCTCTACGGCCCAACTTGGAGATTCTATATATGCTAAGAACGTAACTGTGAACCCGTCGACTCAGTCATTGGACGTGGAATGGGCAGACGGTCATAAGAGTAGCTATTCCCAGGACTTTCTCGAGACCTACAGCAATACCGTTTCTCGTCGCAGATATAGACACCTTGATCTTCACGACACCAATATTTGGAATTCTGGAACATCAAAATTTACATATGATGATGCATATAGCACCTCCTATAAGGCTTACTTGGAATCGCCAAATGACTTGGTAAAGTCGCTGCAAAGAGATGGAATTGCATTTATCACTGATATTCCCCCAGGAGAAAAGTTTAATTCGTCTAAAATTACTGTGGAACACATTGCGGAACAAATTGGGCCTATTAAGAATACATTTTACGGACCATCATGGAACGTTATATCTCAGTCAATGGCAAAAAATGTAGCTTACACTGCGGTATATCTTCCATTACATATGGATTTGTTGTATTTTGAATCACCGCCAGGTGTACAATTACTTCACGTAATTGAAAACAATACAATTGGTGGTGAATCCATATTTGCCGACTCTTTTGCGGCGGCACTCCATATTCTAGAAACGGATCCTGATGCATATTCGGCTCTGACTGAAGTGCCAATTAGCTACCATTATGTCAATGACAACCAGCATTATTATTTCGCTAGACCACTTATCGTCGAGGATGTAAACAGTTCAGTTGACGAGAAAACAGGTAGAAGAGCAATTTCACACATTAACTACTCGCCTCCATTTCAAGGGCCAATTGATGCTATAGCAACTACCCACGACGTAGCTGACAATGTTGTCACCAACTTTTACCGAGGGTTGCGACTCTTTGAAGAGTATATTGAGAACCCTTCCAACCAGATTGAGGTTAAGATGGCAGAAAACACTTGTGTGTTGTTCATGAATAGGAGAACTCTCCATGGACGACAACAGTTCCAGCCAGGATCGGGAAATCGCTGGTTCAAAGGAACCTATCTTGATATTGACTCGTTCCAATCCAAACTGCGTACTAGCAAGTCCTAA
- the RTT109 gene encoding H3 histone acetyltransferase RTT109, whose protein sequence is MSIETRFESELREFLPKFKEPFGLVHIRTNPRKCRRLVYLPKKQSRSVPLDASSTHFFVLSYKNIDFFALEIIIYESPNSMTLFVSKADTNGHYYELEAGASLSVLDITTGLLRGLLHHYIKPSKLLRICLFAKSEGQYLFPLSSENPNKHVLPDGELVKWWLKVLNKLSGEFEQISRATLQIPGSDKSAIEAFFPKVTGNGGLPWTVGDIFRDESDLKRKRQRGAVYYIPRFPDDPKGRFLDYLVLEKRAQTTSLDQFILELQSRQEFRLGSVVGIIGVEGFIKENSDAYNLAVSSPHSVSYKEFVQLKDVLMNLSFATREFAESASEEFSDRVPEFAKLKIFGAKEAKIKDKKTATTSAPVNVLGGMLIRKKPKK, encoded by the coding sequence ATGTCAATTGAGACTCGCTTTGAGTCTGAGTTAAGGGAATTCCTTCCAAAATTTAAAGAACCATTTGGTCTCGTGCACATAAGAACAAATCCTCGAAAATGCCGACGTTTAGTGTACCTGCCCAAAAAGCAGTCCCGTTCCGTCCCACTAGATGCCTCCTCAACccatttttttgtgttATCCTATAAAAATATCGATTTTTTTGCATTGGAGATTATTATATATGAATCACCAAACTCCATGACGTTATTTGTTTCTAAAGCTGATACAAATGGACACTACTATGAATTGGAAGCTGGCGCGAGTCTATCAGTATTGGATATTACAACAGGACTATTACGAGGACTCTTACATCATTATATCAAACCATCCAAACTTTTACGCATATGCCTGTTCGCTAAATCTGAAGGGCAGTATCTATTCCCACTTTCTAGTGAAAATCCAAATAAGCATGTTCTGCCGGATGGCGAGCTCGTCAAATGGTGGTTAAAGGTCCTGAATAAATTGAGCGGTGAATTTGAACAGATATCTAGAGCTACGCTTCAGATTCCTGGATCTGATAAATCAGCAATTGAAGCATTTTTCCCAAAAGTCACAGGCAATGGGGGGCTGCCATGGACTGTGGGTGATATTTTTAGAGACGAGAGTGATCTCAAACGAAAAAGGCAGAGGGGTGCTGTTTATTATATACCCAGATTCCCAGACGACCCGAAAGGTCGCTTTCTCGATTATCTAGTACTTGAAAAGCGCGCACAGACAACTTCTCTGGACCAATTTATCCTGGAGTTACAATCTCGACAGGAATTCAGATTGGGAAGCGTAGTCGGAATTATTGGGGTAGAAGGATTTATTAAAGAAAACAGTGATGCCTACAACTTAGCAGTTTCATCTCCACACTCTGTATCTTATAAAGAATTCGTACAGCTTAAAGATGTTCTTATGAACCTGAGCTTTGCAACGAGAGAGTTTGCCGAGTCGGCATCAGAGGAATTTTCTGACAGAGTGCCTGAATTTGCTAAACTTAAGATTTTCGGAGCTAAAGAAgctaaaataaaagataagaaaacGGCAACTACCTCCGCTCCTGTCAATGTTTTAGGTGGTATGTTGATTCGAAAAAAACCTAAGAAATAA